From one Flavobacterium sp. N502536 genomic stretch:
- a CDS encoding carboxypeptidase-like regulatory domain-containing protein: MKNILLFVIFLMTSLCVAQTVRFDGFIQDEKKNPLEMANIMAVNTASKAMDSYGITNDKGKFQLTLKPNTSYSIKISYLGMKSKEIAITTQSTNIVQNIVMDDAGIELEGVEIVREMPVSIKGDTIVYNADSFKSGTEKKLEDVLKKLPGVEVNADGEIEVEGKKVSKLMVEGKDFFDGDTKLGVKNIPADAIDKIQVLRNYNEVSALKGLENDQDNVAMNIKLKEGKKNFWFGDVTAGTGVGEVDSRYIINPKLFYYSPQYSINLITNFNNIGELPLTAQDYFKFTGGFKNMMKKGGSNFNVSSNDLGISILRNNRAKEIETKFGATNFAYSITKKWNISGFGILSASKTDLETKSQTTILDSGNEQKRDELTHQKNNLGLFKLSSTYKPNDKFQFDYDILTKLSKQNEDTNLLRESVVNNVSALETILTNKKQDPTSINQDLSLYYTQSDKNIFAFEMQHLYQDENPFYNANLRTQPFDLAGYTSGQARNDLNQNRFVKTNKVDAKLDYYYMVTPKSNINITLGNTFSYQDFNSHIFQILDNGTKNDLNDPGNNNQVKYNFNDAFLGVHYKILAGKFTLTPGVSVHTYNMKNTQSGTDYSQNFIKVLPDFFALYQIKKSETLTYNFALSNDFTDINQLASGYVLSDYSSLFRGNRYLENATSQVHSLRYFKYNMFNFENIFANATYTKKVDAIKTKANFEGINQSSSPYNSNLADETFTGMGNYGRSFLKNYKASVNASFNWSKFNNIQNNVLATTESFSQSYTVRASTNYKNFPNIEFGYNALINKYSGSTFYTDKPFARLDYYFLDSFSFVSEYEFYHYYNGNKTVDNEYDFLSASLIYQKKDSKWEYKIAATNLLNTKYLNDDSFSQFSTRVSQYTVQPRYIIFSMKYNL; this comes from the coding sequence ATGAAAAATATACTTCTCTTCGTCATTTTTTTAATGACCTCTCTTTGTGTTGCCCAAACGGTTCGTTTTGATGGTTTTATTCAGGATGAAAAAAAGAATCCGCTGGAAATGGCCAATATTATGGCTGTTAACACTGCTTCAAAAGCTATGGACTCTTATGGGATTACCAACGACAAAGGAAAGTTCCAATTGACCTTGAAACCAAATACTTCTTATTCGATTAAAATCAGTTACCTCGGTATGAAATCGAAAGAAATTGCGATTACAACACAAAGCACCAATATCGTTCAGAATATTGTGATGGATGATGCCGGTATTGAGTTGGAAGGCGTTGAGATCGTTCGTGAAATGCCCGTTTCGATCAAAGGTGATACCATCGTTTACAATGCCGATTCGTTTAAATCCGGAACCGAAAAAAAACTGGAAGATGTACTGAAAAAACTGCCCGGTGTTGAGGTAAATGCCGATGGAGAAATTGAAGTTGAAGGTAAAAAAGTCAGTAAACTAATGGTCGAAGGAAAGGACTTTTTTGACGGAGATACCAAACTTGGCGTTAAAAACATTCCGGCCGATGCTATTGACAAAATTCAGGTTCTTAGAAACTACAATGAAGTTTCGGCACTAAAAGGCTTAGAGAACGATCAGGACAATGTGGCCATGAATATTAAGCTGAAGGAAGGGAAAAAGAACTTTTGGTTTGGCGATGTAACAGCCGGAACAGGAGTTGGGGAAGTCGATAGCCGTTACATTATCAACCCTAAATTGTTTTATTACAGCCCGCAATACAGCATTAACTTAATTACCAATTTTAACAATATTGGCGAATTACCCCTTACCGCGCAGGATTATTTTAAGTTCACCGGAGGCTTTAAAAACATGATGAAAAAGGGCGGGAGTAACTTTAATGTATCGTCCAACGACCTGGGAATTTCGATTCTGAGAAACAATCGGGCTAAAGAAATTGAAACAAAATTCGGGGCCACAAACTTTGCCTACTCCATTACAAAAAAATGGAATATTAGCGGTTTCGGAATACTATCGGCTTCAAAAACAGATCTGGAAACCAAATCGCAAACCACTATTTTAGATTCAGGAAACGAGCAAAAAAGAGACGAATTGACCCATCAGAAAAATAATTTGGGATTGTTTAAACTCAGTTCGACTTATAAACCCAACGACAAATTTCAGTTTGACTATGATATCCTGACAAAATTATCCAAGCAAAATGAAGACACCAATCTGCTGCGCGAATCGGTTGTAAACAATGTTTCGGCCCTGGAGACTATATTAACCAATAAAAAGCAGGATCCAACCTCGATCAATCAGGATTTGAGTTTGTATTACACGCAGAGCGACAAGAATATTTTTGCTTTTGAAATGCAGCATTTGTATCAGGATGAAAACCCGTTTTACAACGCCAATTTGCGCACGCAGCCTTTTGATCTGGCGGGTTATACTTCGGGACAGGCTAGAAACGATCTGAATCAGAATCGATTTGTGAAAACCAATAAAGTAGATGCCAAACTGGATTATTACTATATGGTAACGCCAAAAAGCAACATCAATATTACCCTTGGAAATACATTTTCGTATCAGGATTTTAACTCTCACATTTTTCAGATTTTAGACAATGGTACTAAAAATGACCTGAACGATCCGGGAAATAACAACCAGGTAAAGTACAATTTTAACGATGCCTTTCTGGGGGTTCATTACAAGATACTGGCAGGGAAATTTACCCTGACACCGGGGGTGAGTGTGCATACTTACAACATGAAAAACACCCAATCCGGTACAGATTATTCGCAGAACTTCATCAAAGTACTGCCTGATTTTTTTGCCCTGTATCAAATCAAAAAATCAGAAACGCTGACCTATAATTTTGCTTTGTCGAACGATTTTACCGATATCAATCAGTTGGCTTCGGGTTATGTTTTGTCTGATTACAGCAGTTTGTTCCGAGGGAATCGTTATCTGGAGAATGCAACCTCACAGGTACATTCGCTGCGTTATTTCAAATACAATATGTTTAATTTTGAGAACATTTTTGCCAACGCAACTTACACTAAAAAAGTCGATGCGATTAAAACGAAAGCAAATTTTGAAGGAATTAATCAGTCCTCGTCGCCGTATAATTCCAATCTGGCCGATGAAACTTTTACCGGAATGGGGAATTACGGACGTTCTTTCCTGAAAAACTATAAAGCTTCGGTAAATGCCAGCTTCAATTGGTCAAAATTCAATAACATTCAGAACAACGTACTGGCCACTACCGAAAGTTTTAGTCAAAGTTATACCGTAAGAGCTTCAACAAACTATAAAAACTTTCCGAACATCGAATTTGGATATAACGCACTAATTAACAAATACAGCGGCTCAACCTTTTATACAGATAAGCCTTTTGCAAGATTGGATTATTACTTTCTGGACAGCTTTTCGTTTGTTTCAGAATATGAGTTTTACCACTACTACAATGGCAATAAAACGGTGGACAACGAATATGATTTTTTGAGTGCCAGTTTAATTTATCAAAAAAAGGACAGCAAATGGGAGTATAAAATCGCGGCTACTAACCTTTTAAATACAAAATACCTCAATGATGACAGCTTCTCACAGTTTTCTACAAGGGTTTCTCAATATACGGTACAGCCCCGTTACATCATCTTTTCGATGAAATATAATTTATAG
- a CDS encoding DUF4153 domain-containing protein, which translates to MSKLPSLQNVLNATLKTILRFPLEILTAILGTVFAIILSEGNYNNPNKELYEKVLMSCSLGLVLFLSISLFFLAAKKNNFLRFALSIALGSLVFLFVNTFHKYTTDVEIQQFMVLNIVFHLLVSFAGFLPRAYNQDEFWEFNKQLFLRILTAGLYSVVLYSGLALAILAVDKLFNIDFYDRIYMHVFFVIAGIFNTTFFLSGVPETNNSAAPLVLNYPKGLKNFTQFVLLPLISLYLVILICYEAKILLTFSLPVGWVSYLVLVFAIFGILSFLLVHPIATETANLWMRTFNRWFYFLLIPLLILLFWAILYRINLYGFTHERYYVLLMSVWLSVVVGYFLIQKHPKIKFIPISLCLAGLFSIAGPQSANSISKYSQLARFESYMQNKTAKKLNFEQQQDLSSIVSFLERNYGVEIMVPYAKTKLDALLKKEKDPSDYEIMEALGYEYQSEYAREEQINDSFYFYYQQDKVINIHEYDFSVDLSSDNPYECHDCVKIENKSYSLKSTVEDYGLNLEINKENIPLKIVDFINATPDFKRNQVYDKKITQEVQTSKYKILITYLSANGKIKDNKKTVNRYMINVLVQIKK; encoded by the coding sequence ATGAGTAAACTCCCATCGTTACAAAACGTTCTGAACGCAACGCTGAAAACAATTCTTCGATTTCCTTTAGAAATATTAACCGCCATTTTAGGAACTGTCTTTGCCATAATTCTTAGCGAAGGAAATTACAACAATCCCAACAAAGAACTCTATGAAAAAGTTTTAATGAGCTGCTCTTTAGGTCTGGTTTTGTTTCTTTCTATTAGCCTGTTTTTTCTGGCTGCTAAAAAAAATAATTTCCTGCGTTTTGCCCTTAGTATTGCTCTTGGAAGCCTTGTTTTTCTATTTGTCAATACTTTTCACAAGTACACCACAGATGTCGAAATACAGCAGTTTATGGTTCTGAATATTGTGTTTCATTTGTTGGTTTCGTTCGCCGGTTTCCTACCAAGAGCTTACAATCAGGATGAGTTTTGGGAATTCAACAAACAGCTTTTTCTTAGAATTCTAACCGCCGGTTTGTATAGCGTAGTACTTTATTCGGGTTTGGCATTGGCGATTTTAGCGGTTGACAAGCTCTTCAATATTGATTTTTACGATCGTATTTATATGCATGTCTTTTTTGTGATCGCCGGTATTTTCAATACCACGTTCTTTTTAAGCGGAGTTCCGGAAACCAACAACAGCGCGGCTCCTCTGGTTTTGAATTACCCTAAAGGACTAAAAAACTTCACTCAATTTGTATTGTTGCCCCTGATTAGTCTTTATCTGGTGATTTTAATTTGTTATGAAGCAAAAATTCTGCTCACCTTTTCCTTGCCTGTGGGCTGGGTTTCCTATCTTGTTTTGGTATTTGCTATTTTCGGGATCTTATCTTTTTTATTGGTTCATCCCATTGCAACCGAAACAGCTAATCTCTGGATGCGAACTTTTAACCGATGGTTTTATTTTTTATTAATTCCGTTATTAATATTGCTTTTTTGGGCCATTTTGTACCGAATCAATCTGTATGGTTTTACACATGAACGCTATTATGTACTGTTAATGTCGGTATGGTTATCCGTTGTTGTGGGGTATTTCCTCATTCAAAAGCATCCTAAAATAAAGTTCATTCCGATAAGTTTATGCCTCGCAGGCTTGTTTTCTATAGCCGGACCACAAAGCGCCAATTCGATTTCGAAATACAGTCAGCTGGCCCGCTTTGAAAGTTATATGCAAAACAAGACCGCTAAAAAACTGAATTTCGAACAACAACAGGATCTAAGCAGTATTGTTTCTTTTTTAGAGCGCAATTATGGTGTTGAAATCATGGTTCCCTATGCCAAAACCAAGCTGGATGCCCTCCTTAAAAAAGAGAAAGACCCAAGCGATTATGAAATCATGGAAGCTTTAGGTTATGAATATCAGTCAGAATATGCCAGAGAAGAACAAATCAATGATTCGTTTTACTTTTATTACCAGCAAGACAAAGTGATCAATATTCATGAATATGACTTTTCTGTTGACCTCTCTAGTGACAACCCTTATGAATGTCATGATTGCGTAAAAATTGAGAATAAAAGCTATTCTCTTAAATCTACGGTAGAAGATTACGGATTAAACTTAGAGATTAACAAAGAAAACATTCCGTTAAAAATTGTTGATTTTATTAATGCAACTCCTGACTTCAAACGAAATCAGGTGTATGACAAAAAAATAACGCAGGAGGTGCAAACTTCAAAATACAAAATTCTGATTACGTACCTCAGCGCCAATGGCAAAATTAAAGACAACAAGAAAACCGTAAATCGCTATATGATAAACGTACTGGTACAAATTAAAAAATAA
- a CDS encoding M28 family metallopeptidase codes for MKNKMILVLIAYGGVVFSQAIKKPLVSAITDKDLKTDMYQMAGDHFNGREAGTLDELKVSMWLANKAKEAGMAPAGDDGTYFQFFDLYRHQVTPNTKFKIGQKEYKLWKDVLVAETTNIKVEAPLLYLGAATKGEIEKADIKGKAVVLLASKEGIADDISLFDRRYPGLVRNKYYDLVVKKGATALIMVADELAEQSWSQVEPQMTRGIYGIEGFRDKIGATMPVFWVHNDQLEYLKSTKDLLSTEVISETYKYPSVNVVGKIEGTDPKLKNEYVLFSGHQDHDGVRQKYGQDSIYNGADDNASTCVAMLAIARAYKKQPGKRTSLFVFHGSEERGLLGSRWYASHPTVPEKDIVAVLNGDMIGRNNVNQAALLGSSSPHENSSDLVAIAKKANDEGPKFDLDKLWDRPEHPEYFYFRSDHLPYARKGIPSVFYTSVLHSQYHTPMDESENIDFVKLHKMTEWIYRTGWILSNDAGRPKTLPNVQLER; via the coding sequence ATGAAAAATAAAATGATCCTCGTTTTGATTGCTTACGGAGGAGTAGTTTTTTCGCAGGCGATTAAAAAACCTTTAGTTTCAGCAATTACAGATAAAGACCTAAAAACCGATATGTACCAAATGGCCGGTGATCACTTTAACGGTCGTGAAGCAGGAACTTTAGACGAATTAAAAGTATCCATGTGGCTGGCCAATAAGGCCAAAGAAGCAGGAATGGCTCCGGCAGGTGATGACGGAACTTATTTTCAGTTTTTTGATTTGTACAGGCATCAGGTGACGCCCAATACAAAATTTAAAATTGGACAAAAAGAATACAAATTGTGGAAAGATGTTTTAGTAGCCGAAACCACGAACATTAAAGTAGAAGCGCCATTGCTTTATTTAGGCGCAGCCACTAAAGGAGAAATTGAAAAAGCCGATATCAAAGGAAAAGCAGTTGTATTACTGGCTTCCAAAGAAGGTATTGCCGACGATATTTCGCTTTTTGACAGACGTTATCCGGGTCTGGTTCGAAACAAATACTACGATCTTGTAGTCAAAAAAGGAGCAACAGCCCTGATTATGGTTGCTGATGAGCTGGCAGAACAAAGCTGGTCTCAGGTGGAACCGCAAATGACAAGAGGAATCTATGGAATTGAAGGTTTCCGTGATAAAATTGGTGCGACTATGCCTGTTTTCTGGGTGCACAACGATCAATTGGAATATCTGAAAAGTACCAAAGATCTTTTGTCGACAGAAGTAATTTCAGAAACCTATAAATACCCTTCGGTGAATGTTGTGGGTAAAATTGAAGGAACTGATCCAAAATTAAAAAATGAATATGTTCTTTTTAGCGGACATCAGGATCACGACGGGGTAAGACAAAAGTACGGACAGGATTCTATTTACAATGGAGCTGATGATAATGCGAGTACCTGCGTTGCCATGCTGGCCATTGCAAGAGCCTATAAAAAGCAACCTGGAAAAAGAACTTCCTTGTTTGTTTTCCACGGTTCAGAAGAGCGCGGTTTGTTAGGGTCAAGATGGTATGCCTCGCATCCAACAGTTCCTGAAAAAGACATTGTAGCGGTATTAAACGGAGATATGATTGGAAGAAACAACGTCAATCAGGCGGCTCTTTTAGGGTCAAGTTCTCCCCATGAAAACTCTTCCGATTTAGTGGCTATTGCCAAAAAAGCAAACGATGAAGGACCTAAATTTGACTTAGATAAACTTTGGGACAGACCGGAACATCCGGAGTATTTTTATTTCCGTTCTGATCATTTGCCTTACGCCAGAAAAGGAATTCCATCTGTTTTTTACACCAGTGTTTTACACAGTCAGTATCATACTCCTATGGACGAGTCTGAAAACATCGACTTCGTGAAATTGCACAAAATGACCGAATGGATCTACCGTACAGGCTGGATTTTATCGAATGATGCAGGTCGTCCTAAGACCTTGCCAAACGTACAATTAGAGCGTTAG
- the metK gene encoding methionine adenosyltransferase: MAYLFTSESVSEGHPDKVADQISDALIDNFLAFDADSKVACETLVTTGQVILAGEVKSNTYLDVQQIAREVIRKIGYTKSEYMFEANSCGILSAIHEQSADINQGVDRAKPEEQGAGDQGMMFGYATNETENFMPLALDLSHKLLQELAILRRENKEITYLRPDAKSQVTLEYSDDNKPTRIDAIVISTQHDDFDEEATMLAKIKKDIIEILIPRIIAKNPAHAHLFNDKINYHINPTGKFVIGGPHGDTGLTGRKIIVDTYGGKGAHGGGAFSGKDPSKVDRSAAYATRHIAKNLVAAGVADEILVQVSYAIGVAEPMGIFIDTYGTSKINLTNGEIAKKVEAIFDMRPYFIEQRLKLRNPIYSETAAYGHMGRKPETVTKTFSAPGGNEKTVTVELFTWEKLDFVDQVKAAFGL, encoded by the coding sequence ATGGCTTATTTATTTACGTCAGAATCTGTTAGTGAAGGGCATCCAGACAAAGTTGCAGATCAAATTTCGGATGCATTAATTGATAACTTTTTGGCATTTGATGCTGACTCAAAAGTAGCTTGTGAAACTCTGGTTACTACAGGTCAGGTAATTTTAGCTGGTGAAGTAAAATCGAATACTTATCTTGATGTGCAGCAAATTGCTCGCGAAGTAATCCGTAAAATTGGATATACGAAAAGCGAATATATGTTTGAGGCTAATTCTTGTGGAATTCTTTCGGCAATTCATGAGCAATCAGCAGATATTAATCAAGGAGTTGACAGAGCTAAGCCGGAAGAGCAAGGTGCTGGAGACCAGGGAATGATGTTTGGTTACGCTACAAACGAAACCGAAAACTTCATGCCATTGGCACTTGATTTGTCTCATAAATTATTACAGGAGTTAGCTATCCTGAGACGTGAAAATAAGGAAATCACTTATTTACGCCCTGATGCTAAATCACAGGTAACTTTAGAATATAGCGACGACAATAAACCAACTCGTATTGATGCGATTGTAATCTCAACTCAACACGATGATTTTGACGAAGAAGCTACAATGCTGGCTAAAATCAAAAAAGATATTATCGAAATTTTGATTCCAAGAATCATTGCTAAAAATCCAGCTCACGCGCATTTATTCAATGATAAAATCAACTACCATATCAATCCAACAGGGAAATTCGTTATTGGAGGACCTCACGGAGATACTGGTTTAACAGGAAGAAAAATCATTGTGGATACTTACGGTGGAAAAGGTGCTCACGGTGGTGGTGCATTCTCTGGAAAAGATCCAAGTAAAGTAGACAGAAGTGCTGCTTATGCAACACGTCATATCGCTAAAAACTTAGTAGCAGCAGGTGTTGCTGACGAGATTTTAGTACAGGTTTCGTACGCAATTGGAGTTGCTGAACCAATGGGTATCTTTATTGATACTTACGGAACTTCTAAAATAAACTTAACCAACGGTGAAATCGCTAAAAAAGTAGAGGCTATTTTTGATATGCGTCCTTACTTTATCGAGCAACGTTTGAAATTGAGAAACCCTATTTACAGCGAAACTGCAGCTTACGGACACATGGGACGTAAACCAGAAACGGTAACTAAAACTTTCTCTGCTCCGGGTGGAAACGAAAAAACAGTTACTGTTGAATTGTTTACCTGGGAAAAACTTGATTTCGTTGATCAGGTAAAAGCTGCTTTCGGATTATAA